A stretch of DNA from Lycium ferocissimum isolate CSIRO_LF1 chromosome 4, AGI_CSIRO_Lferr_CH_V1, whole genome shotgun sequence:
GAAAAGTTACAGTTTTAAGGATTTTGAGATTATCATTGACTTTCCAAGTAGTTGtaatggtgttttcttgtaGCTTATGTGAAATTCGGATGAGATTtgtttatttagaatttatattaaaaaagttTACAATTTTAAGGATTTTGAGATTATCATTGACTTTCCAAGTAGTTGTAACGGTGTTTTCTTGTAGCTTATGTGAAATTCGGATGAGATttgtttatttagaaattatatttaaaaagtttaCAATTTTAAGGATTTTGAGATTATCATTGACTTTTCAAATAGTAGTAACAGTATTTTCTTGTagcctttttttgttttgagtaTGTGGTATTCGGATGAGGTTTGCTTACgtagaaactatattagaaaaGTTACAATTTTAAAAgcttttgagaaaattattgaCCCCACTCTTTTTTGTCGAATTCCAAACAGTAGGAACGGTGTTTTCTTTGGTtcaagtattttttttgttttccttttcattttttaaatctttttttctttataaaaaatatatctttaTCTAATagggttttttgtttttgtaaaaTTCCAGATGTGGAGGAATTTTATCAGCAGTGTGATCCTGGTAAGGGTTTTATTCCAGTTTGACTTTCAGTATAAAGTTTGGTAACTTTTACTTGCATAACCTGTCAGCGACTGTCATTgcattttttaatttcattttagtTTTGGGTACTAAAGAATATGATGTTGCACTAGGCAAAGATGATGTTATTGTGTATTGTCCGGGAACGTTATCGGCCTTTTTTGCAGAATTTATTTGTTCTTTGGCAACTATTGTGTCCACGTCATTATTGTGTGTGtgcatttcttttttctctaaAGATTTTTAAGGAAACAGAATCAGTTCATTATGAAATTGTTAAACTGTTTTGTCCCAGTTGTCATTTGGTGATAACTATGTCTAAAAAATTCTAGAACTGACCATCAGACTGTTCTATCTGATGCCCAGCTGTTTACTTGACTTAGAACTCAATGTGATGTCTGATACATAGGTTCATTTGTTGCATAAATAAAGCTACAACAAGCTGCTGTAATTATTCATTTAAGATGCGATCACATGCGAGAAAGAAACCATGTTGAAGTAACTGCATATTATGCCTCGCGAATCCaagtgtatttttttattaaattagatACTAGCTGCACATTTGCTGCATTGTTGTTTTTTCCCCGACTATCTTCTTTCCCCTTGAACTGGCTCCTTTCATTCTTATGTTTGATAAGGTGGTGCTGACATGTGCAGAGACGTAtccaaaattttgagtttatagGTTCTTGATTCTACAAAAGAAACTTATTGAGTtctgaataaattatttataaatattaagtGGATTTCTTAACACAAATATAACTTTTGCCCAAAGCTATTGAGTTCTACCGGACCCGTATCCTTAACACTAGTTGCGCCCCTGAATATGTGATCCTACTGATATAATTGCTCAAAGTAGGAAGAAAGGATTAAGGTGTATTTTGGTCCTAGGAATATATGTAGGAGCAGTCAATTGATTAGCTCTTTTTTGTTATGACCAATTTGgcttttttcctttctaattGCTCAATCTTCCTGTCTTTTATTTGTACGACACACACAGTAAGATTCCTTTGGAGAAAACTAGGTTGTGATTCTCCTCTTACTATAAATTTCATTGTTGCTGGTATTGACATGTAGAACGGGACTCTATTTTTATTCTCGTCCTGGGTTTTTGTTTCAGCGATAATATTAAAACTTTTGTATAAAGGGAAGCTGTCTCGAAAGACCTACAATTTCCTGGAATCTATGCAGACTTAGCTAAAGATACGGTACAATGGAATGAAAGATATATATAGGTGATATCTACTAGATAGGAATATGTTGCATGTTAGTACATTTATTTGGGGCTCATGTGTTTCTAAGAGTATTTTAGCCTTATCATAGATTTATATGTTTCTCAAGAGATAGAGAAACTTTAATATTGTactatttgtatatatttacctttttctattttacttttacttttgtTTGGTAATAGCGTGGCATGAGACAAGTTTAAATGGAGAAACATGGTCAGTGAgaattcatatagccgaccccAACTTGTTTTTGGCACTGGGGCCaattgttgttggttcttttaACAGCTCAGTGTTACTTGTCTGCAGCTTTATAAATCTGGCATTGCCAAGTTTTTGTGCCCAGCCTGGGTAAAAAGAAATGTTATGTACATGTCACCTTCTGCAGCTTACTAAGGTTGGCATGTCAAGTTCTTTGCAGCCCTCTATTTTGTTCCATTGGCCAATTACAGAAGCAAAACGATGATTGGAGACGTAAACTCTCTTGCATATCGATAAAGTTCTGTATTGCCATATCTGTAATAAGTTAGAAGTAGTGTTCTAAAATTACAGGCCATTGAGCTTAAACATATTGTTCATCCTGTGTCTTTGCTCCTGATTTGCTTTTACTCTTGCTTCTGTAGCTCTGCTAAATGAATGTACCTAACTATTGTTGTATTTGGATGCGTTTAATGGTAATTTATGGATGAAAATGTTTgcttaaagttttcaaaattgAACTTGCTTTGCTATTGGAACTTGGAAGTATCATATATATGTCTCTGACTGATAGTCCTGCAATCGGATGTGTCATATATAGGGTGACTTAACTCAGGGTACTCGAGTTCCCTATTGATactcctctcttctctttttattGAGGCTCAATTTGTGGTAAAATTTACTATGCTCTTTTTTAACACTATGGTCCCCTTCTTCACGGAACAAAGAGCTTTTGGTTAACATTAATGTGGTATACTCCTAATTTGGTAATTTAATCCATCTTTTAAGATTTACATATTTCTAGTTCAAGAGGTTAAACATGTCCATTGTGTATTATCCAGAGAAGGAAAACTTGTGCTTGTACGGACTCCCAAATGAACAATGGGAGGTCAATCTGcctgctgaagaagtaccaccAGAGCTCCCTGAGCCTGCTCTCGGTATTAACTTTGCTAGAGATGGGATGCAAGAAAAGGACTGGCTAGCCTTAGTTGCTGTCCATAGTGACTCTTGGTTGCTTTCCGTTGCCTTCTATTTTGGTGCTAGATTTGGATTTGATAAACCCAGCAGGTACTTCTTCTCATCCGAATTTTTATTTGTTGTAAGCCCACATATTTTGATGCTTAATGGTCGTTATGCAGTTAAGAGTTAAGACCAtcacttgattaaaaaaatatatgtaggCTGTTAGCGATGTGATAACCTTTGGAGATATTTGCTTCCAGTAGTTCATTTGATATAATGTTCATATTTGATTCTCAGTACTTCAATTTGTTGATCTATTTTCCTGGTTTGTTTTTTCAATCAATTCCATGCCTCTATTTGAATTGGGATTGTTGCGTTGAAGTAATAGTATTTTTTATGGTCGGTAATATAGTTTAGACACTCTTTGGTATCAAGCTGCTACTTACAGCCGTGCTAGTTTGTTACTGTTCCAGAGAAGGTATAAATGTTGAGCCTGCATATTTAAATTGTATGCGTAGACTATTATTGGGCATGGGTAAAAATGAGCTTATTCAATTAGAAAAGTAGGTGTTCTAGTTACTGGCTAAAAAGATTCTTCCTCAAGATtgcattattttgttatatacggACAGATCTCAAATGGAATGTTTATCAAAGCAATAGAAAGTTGACCTCTTGTTGCTTGGATATCTGTATGATTAACATACCTTAAGGCTTGTCAAGCCTAATTTTGGCTAAGCCCAATCGATCAACCAAAATCATAGTATTCATGCTCAAGTATGTTCTTTGAAATTGTGAAAGAGCTATTATTGAGCAAGATTCAATTTTAAATCATTTATGCATTGTGTTTGCTCATGAAGGATCCTTTGTCAGAGGTTTGATAAATTGAAAATGCTCCAACCTTTCACTTAGAAAAGTAAATCTCATGTTAATGGAAGTCATGTTCTGTCTTTCTCCTTAGCCCTACTGCATATTGGACAGAATAGTCCATTAGGTTCGCATTGCAATTAACCCTACCCAAGATTGTGCCTCCTGTTTGAGACACACATCATATATTCCTCAGTGGCGACAGAAGTCATCACAGATCTACACCTCATGAAGTTTACTGCGGTTTTCATCTCCCCGTTGCTCATAGTTTCCTATTTCTTGTTCAGGAAGAGGCTTTTCAACATGATAAATGATCTGCCTACAATATATGAAGTAGTTACTGGTGCTGTAAAGAAACAACAGAAAGAAAAATCTTCCACCCACAGTGGCAAAAAATCCAAGTCAAATTCCAAGGCGGTAAGTGTATCACTGCACAATATGTTGGTTTGCAAGTCAGAAGTAGCATGATGTTTAAATTTTTCTCAGAAAAATTTGCAGTAGATGCATTTCTTGCATGATTTGGGAGATTCTAATTTTGAGGTTTTATCAAGTATCTTGATTGAACACCTGTAACATCATTCTACTGTATATTTGTTTTTCTGTTTTCCGGGATATTAGAGGTTGCAAGGAGAGCTTGTTTTGGCCTAGCTACTGCGATGATGCCTATCACTTTGCCTCATGATCTTAAATTCTTTTGGTTTATCATTATTTTACTTTTTGGTGGCAAAAGCAGAGGGCACCAAATCATCAGGAGAAGTTTACAAAGTTGCAGCCTAAAGATGAAGAGGAGGGCTTGGATGAGCAGCAGGACGAGGATGAGCATGGCGAGACACTCTGTGGTGCCTGTGGAGAGAATTATGCAGCAGATGAATTTTGGATATGCTGCGACATATGTGAGAAGTGGTTCCACGGAAATTGTGTGAAGATTACCCCTGCCAGGGCTGAGCATATTAAGCAATACAAGTGTCCATCTTGTAGCAACAAGAGAGCTCGAGTTGACATATAAAATCGGATGTTGGTCAGGATATTTAGGTTGTTTGGCTCTAACTTGAGGATGTGTGATGGTTATGATTCATCTTTGTATTTGGCTCTAACATGCAGATGAATAGGGTTCTAATTGTTGGTTTAGTTATAAATAGTCGTAATTTAGCCAAAACACAGGTCCATACTgtgattttaaatattttctgTTTTAGTAGGAGTAAATCTCATTATTGTGAATTTGTCAACTGTTTCTATTCGTAATGATTACTTCATTGGTCTCTACAATGACAATCATAGTTATCCTTCAGTCCCAAATAAATTCAGATTATGGGGGTTTAGAAGTGCCATTCGCagaaattgaagatttcacTCAGTGTATACATATTTGTCAGCTTACATACATACTTGGTGGAATGGCAGATCAGATAAACAATGTATATTCAAGAGGCTGGATAGATGTCTTGCCGATCAGGGGTTGcaggaattttgaagttgaacaTTTAATCAAGCAAGGATCTGACCACTCTCCTCTTTTAATTACATGTAAGGAGGATAGTAGGGTTATCAAGAAATCTTTTGGATTCCTATAAACTTTTGTGTTGAATATCCTACTTTTCATGATGTGGTGAAAGCTAACCGGACAGGATATCATGGACATACCCCTTCTACATATTTCACAGCAAATTAAAGAAGTTGAGTCAAGTATTGTCTAAATGGAGTAGAGATACCTTTGGGAATATATTCAAACTGATTGCTACATTGGAAGAAGTGGTTAAAGTACATGAACAAGAATTTGAAGGACATCCTACTGATGCTAACAGGGAAAGACTTCAGAAAGTTCAAACAGagctaattaaattttatgctATTGAGGAGCAATTCTGGAAACAAAAGTCTGGTATGTAATGGTTTATGGATGGATACAAGAATACAAAATTTTTCCATGCTCATATgcaaggaaaaaggaaaaaactgcAAATTACTAGAATTCAGAATCAACAGGGAGTATGGCTGGACAAGGAGGAGGATATTGGAGAGGAAGCtataaatttcttttaaaaccaGTTCATTGCTGAAATTGAGGCTACAGACTTTGATCTACTGAAGCATATTCCCAAGCTGATCTCAGATGAACAGAACAGAGAGATCAAAGAGTTTCCTGAAGAGAGTGAAATCAAGAATGCAGTATTTGGTTTGAATGCTAATAGTGCAAGGGGTCCAGATGGGTATTACTGAAAAGTTCTTTTAGGCTACATGAGATATCATTACTAAAGATGTGATTACTATGATACATTCTTTCTTCTGTAGTCATTAACTTCCAAGGTACGTGAAATTACTgtctaagaaaaagaaaatgactaCTTGTTCTGATCTTAAGACCTATCAGTCTAAGTAATTTCATCAGGAAAGTTTTCTCCAGAATCATGCATGAGAGACTAGTGAAATTACTTCCTCAAATAGTCTCTACACAACAGACAGGTTTTGTGAAAGGCAGAAGCATTGTAGAGAATATTCTACTGACTCAAGAAATTATTCATGAGATAAGAATAAGGGGCAAACTAGCCAATACAGTTATTAAGCAGGATATGGCAAAGACATGATAAAGTATCTTGGCTTTTCTTAGCCAAAGTGCTAATGGAAATGGAGTTTAGTGAGATGTTGATTGATATGGTGCATGATCATTTCAAATAGTAGTACGATGTCTTAATCAATGGACAGACACATGGGTTCTTTAAATCATCAAGAGAGTAACGTAAGAGGATCCTTTATCACCTACTTTATTCATCATAGCAGCATAGTGCATGATAAGGGCTTTGAATGATTTACACAAGAAGGAGGAGTATGTGAGCATGGTATGTCAAAATGGAGTCCATACATTAATCATTCAGCATATGCAGATGATACAATAATCTTCACTTCTGCACAACCACAATCACTAAAGCTTGTGATGGACACTTTGGCAAAATATGAGGAAATCAGTGGCCAAAAAATTAATAAGGAGAAGAGTGTAGTGTACTTACACCAACTAGTGTCTCAAACATTGGCTAACAGTGTTGTTGATTGTACCAATATCCGGAGAAGAGAATTTCCATTTGTATATTTGGGAGTGCCAATATACCATGGAAGGAGAAAAATAGCACATTTCAAGGAGATCACTGTCAAGATTCAGAATAGGCTAAGCTCATGAACAAGTAAGCTATTATCAATTGGTGGAAGAACAACTCTTATAGATCATGTGTAATAGAGTATGCATATCCAACTTTTATCTGCTTGTGATCCGCTTGGGGTGTTTGCACAAATTCATAGAACATTTGCTAAGTTTTTCTGGAGTAATTCTGTTGGAAATTCAAGTAAGCATTGGGTGTCTTGGGCAACATTATGTCACCCAGGGAAGAGGGTGGAATGATATTTAGATGTCTGCAAGATATGTCTAAAGCTCTTTTTGCCAAACTATGGTGAATTTTAGAACAAAACAATCTTTGTGGAGGACTTATATGAGTAACAAATATTTGAAGAAAACCAATACAATTCTGGCACAATGGAAAAGGGGAACATACGTGTGGAAAAAGATGTTACAGTGTAGAGATTCCATAGATCAGGACATTTGGTGGCaattaaaacaataaaattCCTACTTATGGTTAAATAACTGGACTGGAAAAGGGGCTTTGGTTCATAATATGCCACCAAATTATTCTTGTGACTTCATTTTAGTACTGGTAAATGAAGTTCACGAGGAAGGAAGATGGAAGGAGGAGCAAATAAGGGAGCTAGTACCTAAAGAGATAGTACATGTTGCAAAAGGTTAAACCTCCAACTGGAGAGGAATCTGCAGACAAAGCATTTTGGAAATTGGATAATAGAGGCAGCTTTTCAGTAAGCACATACCAATTGATGAGGAAAAGAAGAGAACCCAGTAAGATTTATGATTACATGTGGATTAAGGGGTTACCAACTAAGATAAGCTTCTTCACGTGGAAGCTTTAGAAATCCAAACTGCCTTTAGATGACACTGTAAAGAAATGGGGTATTCAATTTGCTTCTAAATGTAATTGCTATCAAATACCTCATGAAGAGAATATATCACATGTTTTTCTAAATTCAACTGTGGCACTAGCAATCTGGAAATATTTTTGTAGCCCTGTTGGTTTCAATATTACAGGAATGCAACTGTCTCAGGTGATAACAATATTATGGGAGGTAGCAGGGGCTCAGCATATCAGAAAGATCTACCAGGTTATCCCAACAATTATAGTATGAGAGTTGTGGAAGAGGATGAACAAGTTGTTACATGAAGGGGAAATGTCTATCACTAAATTGAAGTATCAGATCATGCATAccttaatatttttcatgagaGTTAGAAGGAAAAACTTTAAGTATGCAATATACAATTGGTTGGATCTGACAAAGTCCCTACAGGCTTACTCTCCTAAATTGAAGATTATACAAGTAAAGTGAGTACCTCCAGCTACAGGTTGGATGAAATGCAATACTGATGGGGCCTCTAGGGGTAATCCAGGAAGAAGCTCTTGGAGTTACTACATTAGGATTTCATATGGTAATTTGATATATGCCCAAGCACAGAAAATGAAAGATGAAAACTATTCCATCACACAAGCTGAGGCTGAAGCTAATCTTCAAACTTTGAGGTATATGGATAGAATGAATATTCTTCAGATGATTGTTGAAACTGGTTCATTATTAATGAAGAATGTAATGGAGAAGAGATGGAACTGCCCTTGGCAACTCATTAACAATTTGGAGGAAATCTGGAGAATTATGGCAAGAAGAACAGTGGTGATTGTCATGTTTTCAgggaatgaaataaaattcctGACCTCCTTGCTAATTTGGCATTGGATAATGGGGATTACATTGCCAATAATTTCCTGAAAATGGAGACATGGGGGAGGAAATTAATCAACAACGACAAGAGCAACATTCCATACCTAAGGATTAGGAGTTGCAAAAGTGGATGATTAGGTTGGAGAATAATGGCTGTCAGGAGGAAGGAGTAAGTATTAGGAGAAGAAGGAACTTCAACGGTCAAAGTTCTCAAATTCTTTAGAATAAGAGAATGCAGACGTTGTTTTATACTAACATAGTTTTTTGTTTTGCAGGTTTTGTTCCCATGGTGTTTTTTTATACTGTTCAATGTGTGATATTAGCATCCTTGGATGCTCGTTCCATTggatagaaaaataaaagaaaatatcacATGCGAAGGATAGCAACAATGGAGGTGGACACATAACCCAAAATCACAAGAATGAGGCAATCAACAAAATCAAGGCAGAATACAAGGTAAACAATCAATGGTGCAGATATAGAACCTAAACTAAAGCAAAATGGTGAAGTACACACAAAGAAATTGGGACGCAATCATTCAAATCACACATGACCGAATAACAGATGAAGATGGTCAACATCGAACATATCAGGTAAGATTTATAACAACAGACGTATACCAAGAAGATAAACATAGTAAACTTCAATAATTTCTAGGAAACGATGATGACATAACATCAAGAGAACAAAGAAGAGGACATGCAGCAAACTTCAGATCTACGAGCTCATACGATGTATTCAAATGAAAGATTGGATGTTGGAGCACCAAAGACGACGACATCAACTCCGGAGACACAGGGCCACACCGAAAAATGCTTCTTCTGGCCTTTCCTTTTCCGATATAGCTAGCTCAACTTTACTTTCTATTTTTTGGCATTTGACTCTATTTACTTTTGTTTTGCTTTATTTGATTATTAATAGAATAGCCACTAGGTGATAAAAACCCTAGTGgccttaaattttttaaaaataataataaaaaattaagattAGCATCATGAATTCTCACTTCAATTAAGTCTATtacatatcatcatcatactaaaTCCAGGAACATTTGGAACAGTAGGTTTCAGGGTGCAAAATAAATTTGATATGTAATATTAGTATGAGAAGTTCGCTAACAAGTCTAAAAGCAATAAATGTTAAAAATagttaaatttatatataaagcAATAATATTGGACGTTTCCAAAAAGTTCAAAATCTATTCTCAATTATAGATATCAcctatataatttttttcttccattataTGCTCTCTTCAGCTATTTTTATTGTTCTCTACTTAAAatagttttgtttatttttcaattttttctttcgttaatttttaaaaatcgatAATCTCAAGTGAAAATTTTCACGTTTGTTTGTTTGTGAAAAAGTAATTTCTAATGATGTACGACGTCCCCAAATATTAGGCAATTGAAATACTAATATTCAAGTTTGATTCACAacttttcaagaaacaaaatatttataaaataatcaaCATGTAAATAAAATGATCGAAACATCACCTATCGTTGGAAAGAAACTAAATGTTTGTTGGTCATTAGAAATACTTCCAAAGTAAAATAGCAACTAGTAGCATGTAGGATCATTTGATTGCtggtggaattatggaaataataataataataataataataataataataataataataataataataatgcatCAATTAGTTATGCAGTATTTAGTTATTCATATTATTAATTTACgcattaattattttatctcccgcataaaataatatataaattaacttgtaactaatatttatttttatttatatgaaattgtaaaataataaccaaatattctagaaaaggCCAGattcattaacataaataggCTTAAATACCTAAATAGACCCTTAAACTCGAGGTTTTGTAAAGATTGACACTCAAATTTAACAAATGACTAAATAGACACTTGAACTTAGCGGAAGTGTATCTCTTAAACATTTTATGCTGACATGGCAAATGGTATCTTCTGCACGCACATATGATCAATTGAGCAACTTAAGttgtgatttctttttcttcttctttttttccacaTAATTTCTTACGTGTATTAATGTAGTTGATCTTTTACATGTCAGTATATTACTTCATGTGGATCCTACAGTTTTAGGTTACTCCTtttttactactccctccgtctcaatttatgttatACAGTTTAactaggcacggagtttaagaaataaataaagacttttgaatcttgtggtcgtaaataagccaaagatatttatgtggttataaatcatctcgtaaaag
This window harbors:
- the LOC132052189 gene encoding PHD finger protein ALFIN-LIKE 3-like isoform X2, producing the protein MDGEEEQYNPRTVEDVFRDFKGRRAALIKALTTDVEEFYQQCDPEKENLCLYGLPNEQWEVNLPAEEVPPELPEPALGINFARDGMQEKDWLALVAVHSDSWLLSVAFYFGARFGFDKPSRKRLFNMINDLPTIYEVVTGAVKKQQKEKSSTHSGKKSKSNSKARAPNHQEKFTKLQPKDEEEGLDEQQDEDEHGETLCGACGENYAADEFWICCDICEKWFHGNCVKITPARAEHIKQYKCPSCSNKRARVDI
- the LOC132052189 gene encoding PHD finger protein ALFIN-LIKE 3-like isoform X1, whose amino-acid sequence is MDGEEEQYNPRTVEDVFRDFKGRRAALIKALTTDVEEFYQQCDPEKENLCLYGLPNEQWEVNLPAEEVPPELPEPALGINFARDGMQEKDWLALVAVHSDSWLLSVAFYFGARFGFDKPSRKRLFNMINDLPTIYEVVTGAVKKQQKEKSSTHSGKKSKSNSKAQRAPNHQEKFTKLQPKDEEEGLDEQQDEDEHGETLCGACGENYAADEFWICCDICEKWFHGNCVKITPARAEHIKQYKCPSCSNKRARVDI